The Geotrypetes seraphini chromosome 8, aGeoSer1.1, whole genome shotgun sequence genome includes a region encoding these proteins:
- the TMEM35B gene encoding transmembrane protein 35B isoform X2 — MISCTLMPRVAARRSFILGQRSQFMQFAEVFPLKEFGYRPEPEQYLTVVGWIEVVAGLLLALGPQLLQEISNFVLTVIMIGAIYTLLALKEPLAMCTTATVCLGLLLLLNIRGREWKVKPKFQ, encoded by the exons ATGATTTCTTGCACACTAATGCCAAGAGTTGCAGCCAGGAGATCTTTTATCCTTGGACAA CGGTCTCAGTTCATGCAGTTTGCAGAAGTCTTCCCCCTGAAGGAATTTGGCTACAGACCTGAGCCTGAGCAATACCTGACGGTGGTGGGATGGATAGAAGTTGTAGCTGGACTTCTGTTGGCCCTTGGACCACAGCTCTTGCAGGAGATCAGTAATTTTGTACTTACAGTGATCATGATTG GTGCTATCTATACTCTGCTGGCCCTGAAGGAGCCTTTGGCCATGTGCACCACAGCCACCGTCTGCCTAGGCCTCTTGCTGCTCCTCAATATtcgagggagggaatggaaagtgAAGCCCAAGTTTCAGTAa
- the TMEM35B gene encoding transmembrane protein 35B isoform X1 — translation MALVLRIVRWVLGLFFLLTGAVKLSDHISAEVHRQMRSQFMQFAEVFPLKEFGYRPEPEQYLTVVGWIEVVAGLLLALGPQLLQEISNFVLTVIMIGAIYTLLALKEPLAMCTTATVCLGLLLLLNIRGREWKVKPKFQ, via the exons ATGGCGCTGGTGCTGCGGATCGTGCGCTGGGTCTTGGGGCTCTTCTTCCTGCTCACCGGGGCCGTGAAGCTGAGCGATCACATTTCGGCCGAAGTGCACCGGCAGATG CGGTCTCAGTTCATGCAGTTTGCAGAAGTCTTCCCCCTGAAGGAATTTGGCTACAGACCTGAGCCTGAGCAATACCTGACGGTGGTGGGATGGATAGAAGTTGTAGCTGGACTTCTGTTGGCCCTTGGACCACAGCTCTTGCAGGAGATCAGTAATTTTGTACTTACAGTGATCATGATTG GTGCTATCTATACTCTGCTGGCCCTGAAGGAGCCTTTGGCCATGTGCACCACAGCCACCGTCTGCCTAGGCCTCTTGCTGCTCCTCAATATtcgagggagggaatggaaagtgAAGCCCAAGTTTCAGTAa